Proteins encoded within one genomic window of Vulgatibacter sp.:
- the ruvB gene encoding Holliday junction branch migration DNA helicase RuvB has product MSRRNAELDPIADEPEVDAETSLRPRNFAEYVGQRRVVDKLEIYVSAARRRGEALDHCLFSGPPGLGKTSLAHVIAQELGVQMHYTNGPALQKKGDLAGILTNLQPNDVLFIDEIHRLNPAVEESLYPAMEDFRFDIVIDSGPAARALRIDLPRFTLVGATTRTGLLASPLRDRFPILERLDFYPQEELAAIVARAAGILGVPIDDEGAGEIARRSRGTPRIANRLLRRVRDFVQEAGKRTIDKAGADRALRRLEIDEAGFDAMDRRLLLAIMDRFGGGPVGLETLAASVGEESDTIEDVYEPFLLQEGFLMRTPRGRVASRKAWEHFGRTAPAGSQGGLF; this is encoded by the coding sequence ATGAGCCGTCGCAACGCCGAGCTGGATCCCATCGCCGACGAGCCCGAGGTCGACGCAGAGACCTCGCTCCGCCCGAGGAACTTCGCCGAGTACGTGGGGCAGCGCCGCGTGGTCGACAAGCTCGAGATCTACGTCTCGGCGGCGCGGCGCCGCGGCGAGGCCCTCGACCACTGCCTCTTCTCCGGTCCTCCCGGCCTCGGCAAGACCTCGCTCGCCCACGTGATCGCCCAGGAGCTGGGCGTCCAGATGCACTACACCAACGGGCCCGCGCTGCAGAAGAAGGGCGATCTCGCCGGCATCCTCACCAACCTCCAGCCCAACGACGTGCTCTTCATCGACGAGATCCACCGGCTCAACCCGGCCGTGGAGGAGAGCCTCTACCCGGCGATGGAGGATTTCCGCTTCGACATCGTGATCGACTCGGGGCCCGCCGCCAGGGCGCTGCGGATCGATCTGCCGCGCTTCACCCTGGTGGGCGCGACCACGCGCACCGGGCTCCTCGCCAGCCCGCTGCGGGATCGCTTCCCGATCCTCGAGCGCCTCGACTTCTACCCGCAGGAAGAGCTCGCCGCGATCGTCGCCCGCGCCGCAGGGATCCTCGGCGTGCCCATCGACGACGAGGGCGCAGGCGAGATCGCCCGCCGCTCCCGCGGCACCCCGCGCATCGCCAACCGGCTCCTGCGCCGGGTCCGCGACTTCGTGCAGGAGGCGGGCAAGCGCACCATCGACAAGGCCGGCGCGGACCGCGCCCTGCGCCGCCTCGAGATCGACGAGGCGGGCTTCGACGCGATGGATCGCCGACTGCTCCTCGCGATCATGGATCGCTTCGGCGGCGGCCCGGTGGGCCTCGAGACCCTCGCCGCCTCGGTGGGCGAGGAGTCGGACACCATCGAGGACGTCTACGAGCCCTTCCTCCTCCAGGAGGGCTTCCTGATGCGCACGCCCAGGGGCCGCGTCGCCAGCCGCAAGGCCTGGGAGCACTTCGGCCGCACCGCCCCGGCAGGCTCGCAGGGCGGGCTCTTCTGA
- the ruvA gene encoding Holliday junction branch migration protein RuvA, protein MIAQLKGTVDRKSLESVILDVNGVGYLVHCSEATAAHLPVGTRVVLRIHTNVREDALELFGFASELEETLFHELNRVPGVGPRLAMNILSGGLPEEIAGAIVRGDMARLKKLPGVGKKTAERLVVDLRDRLAPYAGAAPVAELPKSAAKAPLQPTDELLQALAALGYKPGEAERLAALARDRAPDGSLEDLVKEALRAR, encoded by the coding sequence GTGATTGCGCAGCTGAAGGGCACGGTCGACAGGAAGAGCCTCGAGAGCGTCATCCTCGACGTGAACGGCGTGGGCTACCTCGTGCATTGCTCCGAGGCCACCGCCGCGCACCTGCCGGTCGGCACGAGGGTCGTGCTCCGCATCCACACCAACGTCCGCGAGGACGCCCTCGAGCTCTTCGGCTTCGCCTCGGAGCTGGAGGAGACGCTCTTCCACGAGCTCAACCGCGTGCCCGGCGTGGGGCCGCGGCTGGCGATGAACATCCTCTCCGGCGGCCTGCCCGAGGAGATCGCCGGCGCCATCGTCCGCGGCGACATGGCGCGACTCAAGAAGCTCCCCGGCGTCGGCAAGAAGACCGCCGAGCGGCTCGTCGTCGATCTGCGCGACAGGCTCGCTCCCTACGCGGGCGCAGCGCCGGTGGCGGAGCTGCCGAAGAGCGCCGCGAAGGCGCCGCTCCAGCCCACCGACGAGCTCCTCCAGGCCCTGGCCGCCCTGGGCTACAAGCCGGGCGAGGCCGAGCGCCTCGCCGCCCTCGCCCGCGACCGCGCCCCCGACGGCAGCCTCGAGGATCTGGTGAAGGAAGCGCTGCGAGCCCGCTAG
- the ruvC gene encoding crossover junction endodeoxyribonuclease RuvC → MRVLGIDPGSRHTGYGVVEASGTRLRLVVCGTVSPGDGLPLAARLAAIHAELGRVILRTAPLACSVEEVYHAVNARSALVLGQARGAALVAAAAASVEVHEYAASEIKRAVTGSGRAQKEQVARMVAMLLGAGEVPGDEHACDAIAAAICHINRGRTPAAAAGTAKRIEALPAVVAAPGNRVRGRKVAAGGFPAGVKIAPAVAGRSGGRR, encoded by the coding sequence GTGCGTGTCCTCGGCATCGATCCTGGCAGCAGGCACACCGGGTACGGTGTGGTGGAGGCGTCCGGCACCCGGCTGCGGCTCGTGGTGTGCGGGACGGTCTCGCCGGGGGACGGGTTGCCGCTGGCGGCGCGGCTCGCGGCGATCCATGCGGAGCTGGGGCGGGTGATCCTGCGGACGGCGCCGCTGGCCTGCTCGGTGGAAGAGGTCTACCACGCGGTCAACGCGCGCTCGGCGCTGGTGCTCGGGCAGGCGCGGGGGGCGGCGCTGGTGGCGGCTGCCGCTGCGTCGGTCGAGGTCCACGAATACGCCGCCAGCGAGATCAAGCGGGCGGTGACCGGCAGCGGCAGGGCGCAGAAGGAGCAGGTGGCGCGGATGGTGGCGATGCTGCTCGGCGCAGGCGAGGTGCCGGGCGACGAGCACGCGTGCGACGCGATCGCTGCGGCCATCTGCCACATCAACCGGGGAAGGACGCCTGCTGCTGCTGCGGGTACGGCGAAGCGGATCGAGGCGCTGCCGGCGGTGGTGGCGGCGCCGGGCAACCGGGTTCGCGGTCGCAAGGTGGCGGCTGGGGGCTTCCCCGCGGGCGTGAAGATCGCGCCCGCAGTGGCGGGTCGGAGCGGAGGGCGGCGGTGA
- the nadA gene encoding quinolinate synthase NadA, protein MALGPDLFEEIAQLKKERNAVILAHYYQESDIQDVADFTGDSLQLAQAAQGTTADVILFAGVHFMAETAKILNPSKTVVVPDLEAGCSLADACPPDQFAAWKAKFHPNAKVVTYINCTAGMKALSDVIVTSSNAEKIVGSFGPDEEIIFAPDRNLGRYLNEKLGRKMILWDGSCIVHEQFSERKLVHLKVLESDAEVLAHPECEESVLRHADYVGSTAALLKRVKESERQRFIVATEPGIFHEMQKAAPEKQLLEAPIHGSCPTTGACNECPHMKRNTLEKVRNALRDLAPQVDVPEELRVAALKPMLRMLELSKPRAA, encoded by the coding sequence ATGGCTCTCGGCCCCGACCTGTTCGAAGAGATCGCCCAGCTCAAGAAGGAGCGGAACGCGGTGATCCTGGCGCACTACTACCAGGAGTCCGACATCCAGGACGTCGCCGACTTCACCGGCGATTCGCTGCAGCTGGCGCAGGCCGCACAGGGGACCACCGCCGACGTCATCCTCTTCGCCGGCGTGCACTTCATGGCGGAGACCGCCAAGATCCTGAACCCCTCCAAGACGGTGGTGGTGCCGGACCTCGAGGCGGGCTGCTCCCTCGCCGACGCCTGTCCGCCCGACCAATTCGCCGCGTGGAAGGCGAAGTTCCACCCGAACGCCAAGGTGGTCACCTACATCAACTGCACCGCCGGGATGAAGGCGCTCTCCGACGTGATCGTCACCTCGTCCAACGCGGAGAAGATCGTCGGTTCGTTCGGGCCGGACGAGGAGATCATCTTCGCCCCCGACCGGAACCTCGGCCGATACCTCAACGAGAAGCTCGGCCGGAAGATGATCCTCTGGGACGGCTCGTGCATCGTCCACGAGCAGTTCTCGGAGCGGAAGCTGGTGCACCTCAAGGTGCTCGAGTCGGACGCCGAGGTGCTCGCCCATCCCGAGTGCGAGGAGTCGGTGCTCCGCCACGCGGACTACGTCGGCTCGACGGCCGCGCTGCTCAAGCGGGTGAAGGAGTCGGAGCGGCAGCGCTTCATCGTCGCCACGGAGCCGGGGATCTTCCACGAGATGCAGAAGGCGGCGCCGGAGAAGCAGCTCCTCGAGGCGCCGATCCACGGCTCCTGCCCGACCACCGGCGCCTGCAACGAGTGCCCGCACATGAAGCGCAACACGCTCGAGAAGGTGCGGAACGCGCTGCGGGATCTCGCGCCGCAGGTCGACGTGCCGGAGGAGCTGCGGGTGGCGGCGCTGAAGCCGATGCTGCGGATGCTGGAGCTGTCGAAGCCTCGGGCGGCGTAA
- a CDS encoding MXAN_2562 family outer membrane beta-barrel protein: protein MNANFFRLAALLALLAPAAGAAAQSDRGPESPRDWMLHLQFGGYYPSIDDEAGLAAEPFAQVFDDSQRLLTQLGLERYAFKDFGTLGIGVSVGFVQFYGEGFFAEGPQAGQRSEDDTSFTVVPLQAYAAYRFDKLALDWAVPLVPYAKAGVGSWFWWTGGESGARPGFSYGGGLQILLDYFDRRLARDFDRNVGVNNSYLFVDWTAWQADGFGSDGFDLSDDGMFSGGLALDF, encoded by the coding sequence ATGAACGCCAACTTCTTCCGACTCGCAGCCCTCCTCGCGCTCCTCGCGCCTGCAGCAGGCGCCGCGGCCCAGAGCGACCGCGGCCCCGAGAGCCCGCGCGACTGGATGCTCCACCTCCAGTTCGGCGGCTATTACCCGTCGATCGACGACGAGGCGGGCCTCGCCGCGGAGCCCTTCGCCCAGGTCTTCGACGACAGCCAGCGCCTGCTCACCCAGCTCGGCCTCGAGCGCTACGCGTTCAAGGATTTCGGCACGCTGGGAATCGGCGTGAGCGTGGGCTTCGTGCAGTTCTACGGCGAGGGCTTCTTCGCCGAGGGGCCGCAGGCGGGGCAGCGCTCCGAGGACGACACCTCCTTCACCGTGGTGCCGCTCCAGGCCTACGCCGCCTACCGCTTCGACAAGCTCGCCCTCGACTGGGCGGTGCCCCTCGTTCCCTACGCGAAGGCAGGCGTCGGCTCCTGGTTCTGGTGGACGGGTGGGGAGAGCGGCGCGCGACCCGGCTTCTCCTATGGCGGCGGCCTGCAGATCCTCCTCGACTACTTCGACAGGCGCCTCGCCCGCGACTTCGATCGCAACGTCGGCGTCAACAACAGCTACCTCTTCGTCGATTGGACCGCCTGGCAGGCCGACGGCTTCGGCAGCGACGGCTTCGATCTCTCCGACGACGGCATGTTCTCCGGCGGCCTCGCCCTCGATTTCTGA
- a CDS encoding fibronectin type III domain-containing protein: protein MAPGLAGAQLTPVVTSLEVTLSPSSVGLDRCDANVRISVAATSNGRPVTGLENSSRWTVGVAADSGCSDIEELGADLRTSATAGTYQVTVSAGDILEGGTSGTCESLTTDQRVFVCAVWDNESRDDVEDSARFDLDTTGPDAPRLEEVTPGDKRLHLDFDPADDDDSPDSWDICYRVATDAGTGALEQGQVAPGGAGGAGGAGGAGGAGGAGGAGGAGGAGGAGGAGGTGGTGGTGGTGGSFDLCAASDTSIRSDISGARRSYSLEGLRNGVTYEVAVRAVDDSGNPSETSNVLTGTPQAVDDFFDLYKNAGGAEDGGCSSAAGPAALGLLLSGYFLARRRIGRR from the coding sequence GTGGCGCCTGGCCTCGCCGGCGCCCAGCTCACCCCGGTCGTGACCAGCCTCGAGGTCACGCTCAGCCCTTCCAGCGTCGGCCTCGATCGCTGCGACGCCAACGTCCGGATCTCGGTGGCGGCCACCAGCAACGGCCGGCCGGTGACCGGTCTCGAGAACAGCAGCCGCTGGACGGTGGGCGTTGCCGCCGACTCCGGCTGCAGCGACATCGAGGAGCTCGGCGCAGACCTCCGGACGTCGGCGACCGCTGGGACCTACCAGGTGACGGTGAGCGCCGGGGACATTCTCGAGGGGGGTACCAGCGGCACCTGCGAGAGCCTCACCACCGATCAGCGGGTCTTCGTCTGCGCGGTCTGGGACAACGAGTCGCGGGACGACGTGGAAGACAGCGCGCGCTTCGATCTCGACACCACCGGGCCGGACGCGCCGCGGTTGGAGGAGGTCACGCCCGGCGACAAGCGGCTGCACCTCGACTTCGATCCGGCGGATGACGACGACTCGCCCGACAGCTGGGACATCTGCTACCGGGTGGCTACGGACGCCGGCACCGGTGCGCTCGAGCAGGGCCAGGTGGCGCCCGGCGGCGCAGGTGGAGCCGGTGGTGCCGGCGGCGCAGGTGGTGCAGGTGGTGCAGGTGGTGCAGGTGGCGCAGGTGGTGCGGGCGGCGCAGGTGGAGCCGGTGGCACAGGTGGTACCGGAGGCACGGGTGGCACCGGCGGCAGCTTCGATCTCTGCGCGGCCTCCGACACCTCGATCCGGAGCGACATCTCCGGCGCACGGCGCAGCTACTCCCTCGAAGGCCTGCGCAACGGCGTTACCTACGAGGTGGCGGTGCGGGCGGTCGACGACAGCGGCAACCCGTCGGAGACCTCCAACGTCCTCACCGGCACGCCGCAGGCGGTGGACGATTTCTTCGACCTCTACAAGAACGCAGGCGGCGCCGAGGACGGCGGCTGCAGCAGCGCCGCGGGGCCCGCTGCACTCGGTCTTCTCCTCTCCGGATACTTCCTGGCCCGGCGCCGGATCGGCAGGCGGTAG
- a CDS encoding Asd/ArgC dimerization domain-containing protein — protein sequence MSARPLTVAILGPTTIVGRELVPVLHERSLPIASIRLLGLEEEVGETVEYEDESLQVEELKRESFAGVDVVFVPPNVEVPAEMLEAASKAGAVRIDASGRSGDARVIFPGINDEELEEIEAIKGAVIALASASAAQLAAVLLPLEAKAGVQRLEVVSLEAVSNFGVPGMEELSMQTVSLLSGREPERAIFPQRVAFNLIPQLGGFESGGETTRERRIALELGKLLGREVPPLSLTCALVPVFYGTSQFVTIATERPLAAAAAREALAGSESVKLLDEPGEGIYPMPTLAVGDEALHVGRIRETPAGLSLLSVADNLRWGTVVPMVRVVELLREADRI from the coding sequence ATGTCCGCTCGTCCCCTCACCGTCGCCATCCTCGGACCGACCACGATCGTGGGCCGGGAACTCGTCCCGGTGCTGCACGAGCGGTCGCTGCCGATCGCCTCGATCCGTCTCCTCGGACTGGAGGAGGAGGTCGGCGAGACGGTGGAGTACGAGGACGAGAGCCTCCAGGTGGAGGAGCTCAAGCGCGAGAGCTTCGCCGGCGTCGACGTGGTCTTCGTGCCGCCCAACGTCGAGGTGCCCGCCGAGATGCTCGAGGCTGCGTCGAAGGCGGGCGCGGTGCGCATCGACGCCTCGGGTCGCAGCGGCGACGCGAGGGTGATCTTTCCCGGGATCAACGACGAGGAGCTGGAGGAGATCGAGGCGATCAAGGGGGCGGTGATCGCCCTCGCTTCCGCCTCCGCTGCGCAGCTCGCAGCGGTCCTGCTCCCCCTCGAGGCGAAGGCCGGCGTCCAGCGCCTCGAGGTCGTTTCCCTCGAGGCCGTCTCCAACTTCGGCGTCCCGGGCATGGAGGAGCTCTCCATGCAGACCGTCTCGCTTCTCAGCGGCAGGGAGCCGGAGCGCGCGATCTTTCCGCAGCGCGTCGCCTTCAACCTCATCCCGCAGCTCGGCGGCTTCGAGTCGGGCGGCGAGACCACGCGCGAGCGCCGCATCGCCCTGGAGCTGGGCAAGCTCCTCGGCCGCGAGGTGCCGCCGCTCTCGCTCACGTGCGCGCTGGTGCCGGTCTTCTACGGCACCAGCCAGTTCGTGACCATCGCCACCGAGCGCCCCCTCGCTGCTGCCGCTGCCCGCGAGGCGCTCGCGGGAAGCGAGTCGGTGAAGCTCCTCGACGAGCCGGGGGAGGGCATCTACCCGATGCCGACGCTGGCGGTGGGGGACGAGGCGCTGCACGTGGGCCGGATCCGGGAGACCCCTGCAGGGCTCTCCCTCCTCAGCGTCGCCGACAACCTCCGCTGGGGCACGGTCGTGCCCATGGTCCGGGTGGTGGAGCTGCTCCGGGAGGCGGACCGGATCTGA
- a CDS encoding YdcH family protein, with translation MSAKISALLQRHADFENQLRSYEKRHYLTPAEAAEVKRLKLSKLKTKDELRKFSEMAQA, from the coding sequence GTGAGCGCGAAGATCAGCGCTCTGCTGCAGCGACACGCAGATTTCGAGAACCAGCTGCGCTCCTACGAGAAGAGGCACTACCTCACACCAGCGGAGGCGGCCGAAGTCAAACGGCTGAAGCTCTCCAAGCTGAAGACCAAGGACGAGCTGCGAAAGTTCTCGGAGATGGCCCAGGCCTGA
- the tsaB gene encoding tRNA (adenosine(37)-N6)-threonylcarbamoyltransferase complex dimerization subunit type 1 TsaB, whose translation MADRTLLALDTSTLTLSLAVIRLDGAGPAQVLARREEPPGINHSKLLPILVDDALREAGSELADLDGICVGLGPGAFTGLRIALATAKGLAWAASVPLAGASSLEAMALAAARLVPGAKAVVPLLDARKQEVYAGFYRPAAGGVEPGGDGPAEVVAPPAAVAERLRALEGPVVLLGEGYFAYRTLFDEATAANRHPPVAGLPETPPAPEVGELAAPRLAPYAKEAVFALEPHYLRPSEAELGLTQPKKRV comes from the coding sequence TTGGCGGATCGCACGCTGCTCGCTCTCGACACCTCGACGCTCACCCTCTCGCTGGCGGTGATCCGCCTGGACGGCGCAGGTCCCGCGCAGGTCCTCGCCCGCAGGGAGGAGCCGCCGGGGATCAACCACTCGAAGCTGCTGCCGATCCTGGTGGACGACGCGCTCCGCGAGGCGGGCTCCGAGCTCGCCGACCTCGACGGGATCTGCGTCGGCCTCGGCCCCGGCGCCTTCACCGGCCTGCGGATCGCGCTGGCCACCGCGAAGGGGCTGGCCTGGGCCGCCTCCGTTCCGCTCGCAGGCGCCTCCTCGCTCGAGGCGATGGCGCTGGCTGCAGCGCGCCTCGTGCCCGGCGCGAAGGCGGTGGTGCCGCTCCTCGACGCCCGCAAGCAGGAGGTCTACGCGGGCTTCTACCGGCCTGCTGCCGGGGGCGTGGAGCCCGGGGGCGACGGCCCCGCCGAGGTGGTGGCGCCGCCTGCTGCGGTGGCCGAGCGGCTGCGTGCCCTCGAGGGGCCGGTGGTCCTCCTCGGCGAAGGCTACTTCGCCTACCGGACCCTCTTCGACGAGGCGACCGCCGCCAACCGGCACCCGCCGGTGGCGGGGCTCCCCGAGACCCCGCCGGCGCCGGAGGTGGGGGAGCTCGCAGCGCCCCGTCTCGCCCCCTACGCGAAGGAGGCGGTCTTCGCCCTCGAGCCCCACTACCTGCGCCCGAGCGAGGCGGAGCTCGGCCTCACCCAGCCCAAGAAGCGGGTCTGA
- the rseP gene encoding RIP metalloprotease RseP: MSLPVQILAVVVLLGGLIFIHELGHFLTAKFFGVKVLKFSLGFGPKILGFRRGETEYRLSLLPLGGYVKMAGDDPSEDLSAEDRGRGFLEQKPWKRAAIAFAGPAMNLVFPLAAYFAVFALQSESIAPHVGQVVPGMPAAEAGLRPGDRIVEVEGERIYAFTDLRRHVDPAAGRELQLVIERAGQRQSLAITPAPYTESDPIETVTVGKIGVAPNPAAPVIGLQRDGGALFEAGLRSLDRIVSVDGASVGSVEEALAAFEAQAAEGAPFEVVALRDGAVPFGPIDFSVPETLRVTVEPAAGEPLGVESAELYVTRIAPGTPAAQAGLRRGDRLLAIDGSKLVSWDDVEKVQREKNDQPFTLAFTSGGEKRTATVAQQARTENDELRDRPITVYTFGAYGGLPALPAPLVEVPFRPLQAFAMAFESSWEVARKITLGIGMIVTGEIAFKNVGGPLQIYDITTQAAEQGWEVFLHTMAMISINLGLVNLFPVPVLDGGHIVQAGVEAVRRKPLSLRAREITNAVGLAMLLTLMVFALKNDVVRYFFSG, translated from the coding sequence ATGAGCCTTCCCGTCCAGATCCTCGCCGTCGTCGTCCTGCTCGGGGGCCTGATCTTCATCCACGAGCTCGGCCACTTCCTCACGGCCAAATTCTTCGGGGTCAAGGTCCTCAAATTCTCGCTCGGCTTCGGCCCGAAGATCCTCGGCTTCCGTCGGGGCGAGACCGAGTACCGCCTCTCGCTCCTGCCGCTCGGCGGCTACGTGAAGATGGCGGGGGACGATCCCTCGGAGGATCTCTCCGCCGAGGACCGGGGCCGCGGCTTCCTCGAGCAGAAGCCCTGGAAGCGGGCGGCGATCGCCTTTGCCGGCCCGGCGATGAACCTCGTCTTCCCGCTCGCCGCCTATTTCGCCGTCTTCGCCCTGCAGAGCGAGTCGATCGCGCCCCACGTCGGCCAGGTGGTGCCGGGGATGCCCGCCGCCGAGGCGGGGCTGCGCCCGGGCGATCGCATCGTCGAGGTGGAGGGGGAGCGGATCTACGCCTTCACCGACCTGCGCCGCCACGTCGATCCCGCAGCGGGGCGCGAGCTCCAGCTGGTGATCGAGCGGGCGGGGCAGCGGCAGAGCCTCGCGATCACCCCGGCCCCCTACACCGAGTCCGATCCGATCGAGACGGTGACGGTAGGCAAGATCGGCGTGGCGCCCAACCCGGCGGCGCCGGTGATCGGCCTGCAGCGGGATGGCGGCGCGCTCTTCGAGGCGGGCCTCCGCTCCCTCGACCGGATCGTCTCCGTCGACGGCGCGAGCGTCGGCTCGGTGGAGGAGGCGCTCGCCGCCTTCGAGGCGCAGGCTGCGGAAGGCGCGCCCTTCGAGGTGGTGGCGCTCCGCGATGGCGCCGTTCCCTTCGGCCCCATCGACTTCTCCGTCCCCGAGACGCTCCGCGTCACCGTCGAACCCGCTGCCGGCGAGCCCCTCGGCGTCGAGTCGGCGGAGCTCTACGTGACCCGCATCGCCCCTGGCACCCCTGCGGCGCAGGCGGGGCTGCGCCGGGGCGACAGGCTCCTGGCCATCGACGGCAGCAAGCTGGTGAGCTGGGACGACGTGGAGAAGGTGCAGCGGGAGAAGAACGACCAGCCCTTCACCCTGGCCTTCACCAGCGGCGGCGAGAAGCGCACCGCCACGGTGGCGCAGCAGGCCCGCACCGAGAACGACGAGCTCCGGGATCGGCCGATCACCGTCTACACCTTCGGTGCCTACGGCGGCCTGCCCGCGCTGCCGGCGCCGCTGGTCGAGGTTCCCTTCCGGCCGCTGCAGGCCTTCGCCATGGCCTTCGAGTCGTCGTGGGAGGTGGCCCGCAAGATCACGCTCGGCATCGGGATGATCGTGACCGGCGAGATCGCCTTCAAGAACGTCGGCGGCCCGCTGCAGATCTACGACATCACCACGCAGGCGGCGGAGCAGGGCTGGGAGGTCTTCCTCCACACCATGGCGATGATCTCGATCAACCTCGGTCTGGTGAACCTCTTCCCGGTGCCGGTGCTCGACGGCGGCCACATCGTGCAGGCCGGCGTCGAAGCGGTCCGCCGCAAGCCGCTCTCGCTGCGCGCCCGCGAGATCACCAACGCCGTGGGCCTCGCGATGCTGCTCACGCTGATGGTCTTCGCCTTGAAGAACGACGTGGTCCGCTACTTCTTCTCGGGTTAA
- a CDS encoding 1-deoxy-D-xylulose-5-phosphate reductoisomerase, translated as MSRRKLTLLGSTGSIGTSALDVIGRFPERFEVVALAAGRQAGLLVEQIRAFRPRVVAVADDATARAVADALGADCPEILVGEAGCCAVASLSEIDYVLAAIAGSAGMRPTAAAVDAGKTVGLANKESMVLAGEYLMGKARQTGAPILPVDSEHSAIFQCLVGHHRDDVHRLVLTASGGPFRTWSAEQIASCTPAQALKHPNWSMGDKITIDSATLVNKGLEVIEARWLFDLPPERIAIVVHPESVVHSMVEYVDGSVVAQLGTPDMRGPIAFALSWPGARLPLELPRLDLSARANLRFEDPDPVRFPAFELCYAALRAGGTAPAVASGADEAAVAAFLAGRCTFPQIAAAIAEALEKHEVRQVSSVEDAVDASDEGKRLAERWLAGKGIGR; from the coding sequence ATGAGCCGCCGCAAGCTGACCCTCCTCGGTTCCACCGGTTCCATCGGCACCAGCGCCCTCGACGTGATCGGGCGTTTCCCCGAGCGCTTCGAGGTGGTCGCGCTCGCAGCGGGCAGGCAGGCGGGGCTGCTGGTGGAGCAGATCCGCGCCTTCCGCCCGCGGGTGGTCGCCGTCGCCGACGACGCCACCGCCCGTGCGGTCGCCGACGCCCTCGGGGCCGACTGCCCCGAGATCCTGGTGGGCGAGGCGGGCTGCTGCGCGGTCGCTTCGCTCTCCGAGATCGACTACGTCCTCGCAGCGATCGCCGGCAGCGCCGGGATGCGCCCCACCGCAGCGGCGGTGGACGCAGGCAAGACCGTGGGCCTCGCCAACAAGGAGTCGATGGTCCTCGCCGGCGAATACCTGATGGGCAAGGCCCGGCAGACCGGCGCGCCGATCCTCCCGGTGGACAGCGAGCACTCGGCGATCTTCCAGTGCCTCGTCGGCCACCACCGCGACGACGTCCACCGCCTCGTGCTCACCGCGAGCGGCGGGCCCTTCCGGACCTGGAGCGCGGAGCAGATCGCCAGCTGCACGCCGGCGCAGGCGCTCAAGCATCCCAACTGGTCGATGGGGGACAAGATCACCATCGACTCCGCCACCCTGGTGAACAAGGGCCTGGAGGTGATCGAGGCCCGCTGGCTCTTCGATCTGCCCCCGGAGCGGATCGCCATCGTGGTCCACCCCGAGTCGGTGGTGCACTCCATGGTCGAGTACGTCGACGGCTCGGTGGTGGCGCAGCTCGGAACCCCCGACATGCGCGGCCCCATCGCCTTCGCCCTCTCCTGGCCCGGCGCCCGGCTGCCCCTCGAGCTCCCGCGGCTCGACCTCTCCGCCCGCGCGAACCTGCGCTTCGAGGATCCCGACCCGGTGCGCTTCCCGGCCTTCGAGCTCTGCTACGCGGCGCTCCGTGCCGGCGGCACCGCGCCCGCGGTCGCCTCCGGCGCCGACGAGGCGGCGGTGGCCGCTTTTCTCGCCGGCCGCTGCACCTTCCCGCAGATCGCCGCAGCCATCGCCGAGGCGCTGGAAAAACACGAGGTTCGGCAGGTCTCCTCGGTCGAGGACGCGGTCGACGCGTCCGACGAGGGCAAGCGACTCGCCGAGCGGTGGCTGGCCGGGAAGGGAATCGGTCGTTAG